In a single window of the Acidobacteriaceae bacterium genome:
- a CDS encoding NADH-quinone oxidoreductase subunit K codes for MPGILHSLPYFVSAWLLLCGLYGLVTSKHLVHAVVCLAILQSSTYMLLLAIGYRVGGSAPIFADISTSKLVVDPVVQALMLTDVVVEAVVVALLLAMVVKAHEKSGSVSPNDLRTLRG; via the coding sequence ATGCCCGGAATCCTGCATTCACTGCCCTACTTCGTTTCCGCCTGGCTACTGCTCTGCGGTCTCTACGGCCTCGTCACCAGCAAGCATCTCGTCCACGCCGTCGTCTGTCTCGCGATTCTGCAGAGTTCAACCTACATGCTTCTGCTTGCGATCGGTTACCGCGTAGGTGGCTCCGCCCCAATCTTCGCCGACATCTCCACAAGCAAGCTGGTCGTCGACCCCGTCGTCCAGGCACTCATGCTGACCGATGTTGTTGTGGAAGCCGTCGTCGTCGCGCTGCTGCTCGCCATGGTCGTCAAAGCGCACGAAAAATCCGGCAGCGTCTCCCCTAACGATCTTCGAACCTTGCGCGGATAA
- a CDS encoding proton-conducting transporter membrane subunit — translation MPNPPNPLISPALAVAVPLLSAAILAAIRKWLSRVAMDILGLLVSLGTLAITVALLYGAVHHGASVYWLGGWWPRGSMALGIGMVIEPIGAGLAVLAALLTSLALLFSWRFVDSGQKHLHPLMLIFLAAMCGFSLTGDLFNLFVFFELMSIAAFSLCGLKIEEPAPLQGSFNFAITNSVAGFIVLTGIALLYSVTGALNMAQIGLSIGQRHDPLALFGCTLLFCGFLTKAAITPFHLWLPDAHAVAPTPVCVLFSGLMVELGLYAVARIYYVIFAQSFAPHAYALHCILFAFAVATVLLAAFMCYAEHHLKRMLAFSTVCHSGLMLAALAAGGPLGLAAMMAYLVAHAFVKGGLFFLSGVLLHNQRSITERELFAAGRHLPWAAALWMLGALGLAAAPPLALLFGEAAAEHAAELSHLHGLSAIFIIGGALTSAAVLRVGIHTFFGWGDGALSDRAAEIGELPETDPEHRRLRVYHLVPPAVCMLLAIALFVDPHWLRVLRDAAAAMASQAAYLHTSYTGQHVPLTQPSWREAIPGAIVRSVLALVLGLLLALSSVFRNRLPRQLRIGAFLERGFHPLREMQSGHPGDYVLWMTVGIATFGSAFMLLLRR, via the coding sequence TTGCCAAACCCGCCTAATCCACTCATCTCTCCAGCGCTCGCCGTCGCCGTTCCTCTTCTCAGCGCGGCAATTCTGGCTGCCATCCGCAAATGGCTTTCACGCGTCGCGATGGACATTCTCGGGCTGCTCGTCTCGCTCGGCACACTTGCCATCACGGTCGCCCTCCTCTATGGCGCTGTGCATCACGGCGCCAGTGTCTATTGGCTCGGCGGATGGTGGCCGCGTGGCTCTATGGCACTCGGCATCGGCATGGTGATTGAGCCTATCGGCGCTGGCCTCGCCGTCCTTGCAGCCCTGCTGACTTCGCTGGCCCTGCTTTTTTCCTGGCGCTTCGTCGACTCCGGACAGAAGCATCTTCATCCGCTCATGCTCATCTTTCTCGCCGCCATGTGTGGCTTCTCGCTCACCGGCGACCTATTCAACCTCTTCGTCTTCTTCGAGCTGATGAGCATCGCCGCCTTTTCGCTCTGCGGATTGAAAATCGAAGAGCCTGCTCCTCTGCAGGGCTCCTTCAACTTCGCCATCACCAACAGCGTCGCCGGATTCATCGTGCTCACCGGCATCGCGCTTCTCTACTCCGTAACAGGCGCACTGAATATGGCGCAGATCGGGTTGTCCATCGGACAACGCCATGACCCGCTCGCCCTTTTCGGCTGCACGCTGCTCTTCTGCGGGTTTCTCACCAAGGCAGCCATTACGCCGTTTCACCTCTGGCTTCCCGACGCCCACGCCGTCGCTCCGACCCCTGTCTGCGTACTCTTCTCAGGGCTAATGGTCGAGCTCGGACTGTACGCAGTTGCGCGGATCTACTACGTGATCTTTGCGCAATCCTTCGCTCCTCACGCCTACGCTTTGCACTGCATACTCTTCGCGTTCGCAGTAGCAACGGTCCTCCTCGCCGCATTCATGTGCTACGCCGAACATCACCTCAAGCGCATGCTTGCGTTCTCCACGGTCTGCCACTCCGGCCTGATGCTTGCCGCCCTCGCCGCAGGAGGCCCGCTCGGCCTCGCCGCAATGATGGCCTATCTAGTCGCACACGCATTCGTCAAAGGCGGCCTCTTCTTTCTCTCAGGCGTACTCCTGCATAACCAGCGCTCCATCACCGAGCGAGAACTCTTCGCCGCAGGTCGTCATCTGCCCTGGGCCGCAGCGCTCTGGATGCTCGGAGCACTCGGCCTGGCAGCAGCTCCACCACTCGCATTGTTGTTCGGTGAAGCCGCCGCTGAGCACGCCGCCGAATTGAGCCATCTTCACGGGCTCTCTGCCATCTTCATCATTGGAGGTGCGCTCACCTCAGCCGCTGTCCTGCGGGTTGGAATCCACACCTTCTTCGGCTGGGGCGACGGCGCACTCAGCGACCGCGCGGCCGAGATCGGCGAGCTTCCCGAAACAGATCCAGAGCACCGCAGACTTCGCGTCTATCATCTCGTGCCTCCGGCCGTCTGCATGCTCCTTGCAATCGCTCTCTTCGTTGACCCCCATTGGCTCCGCGTGCTGCGAGACGCCGCTGCCGCAATGGCCAGCCAGGCTGCGTACCTGCATACGTCTTACACCGGTCAACACGTCCCACTCACGCAACCGTCCTGGCGCGAAGCTATCCCCGGCGCCATCGTACGCAGTGTGCTGGCACTCGTCCTTGGGCTGCTCCTGGCGCTTTCATCGGTCTTTCGCAACCGCCTGCCACGCCAACTGCGCATCGGCGCGTTCCTCGAACGCGGCTTCCATCCGCTGCGTGAGATGCAGAGCGGTCACCCCGGCGATTACGTTCTGTGGATGACGGTTGGGATTGCCACTTTCGGATCTGCTTTCATGCTACTTCTGCGTCGCTAG
- a CDS encoding vitamin K epoxide reductase family protein, whose amino-acid sequence MMGQSSSATESHKLLVGANVAALVTLVPVALHQLGVVSHLPDPPSSVFDSDGITGSAMAHPLGIPDALLGIASYGTTLLLIRSAPGCSAARKVLGAKLLLDGGAAMFNTSRQVMRFGKICSWCMGTVAATAVMVYAGRQLIAGVFSSGISQR is encoded by the coding sequence ATGATGGGCCAGAGTTCGTCTGCGACAGAGAGCCATAAGTTATTGGTCGGAGCAAATGTTGCGGCACTCGTAACACTGGTTCCTGTGGCTCTTCATCAGCTCGGCGTGGTGAGTCATCTGCCCGATCCGCCGTCGAGTGTGTTCGATTCAGACGGGATCACGGGCTCGGCTATGGCACATCCTTTAGGAATTCCAGACGCGCTGCTTGGAATTGCGAGCTATGGGACGACTTTGCTGTTGATTCGAAGCGCGCCTGGATGCAGCGCGGCTCGCAAAGTTCTTGGCGCAAAATTGTTGCTCGACGGCGGAGCCGCGATGTTCAACACGTCACGACAGGTAATGCGATTCGGCAAGATTTGTAGCTGGTGCATGGGCACGGTGGCAGCGACCGCAGTGATGGTCTACGCAGGGCGGCAGTTGATCGCTGGAGTGTTTTCAAGCGGGATCTCTCAGCGCTAG
- a CDS encoding SDR family oxidoreductase, with protein MSDSLVVVVTGASAGLGRAIAHGFARQGARVGLLARNPEALEACRQECEVLGGQGLVVPTDVSIAAEVEAAASKVEEAFGPIDVWVNDAMVSVFSPVKEMEPEDYKRVTDVLYLGFVHGTLAALKRMMRRENGKGKGTIIQIGSALAYRSIPLQSAYCAAKHAINGFTDSLRCELIHDGSNVQITSVHMPAMNTTQFNWVKNRMPNDAQPVPPIYEPEVTAKVVVAAGMSKRPRREYWVGAPTVAAIVGQKFVPGLLDRYLGKTGYDSQQIKGEPRDPNAPNDLYNYVPGVHSARGKFDGRSKRTSAEVFVTLHRNWFVAAAALVLAAGGTLLAKRNG; from the coding sequence ATGTCCGATAGTTTGGTTGTGGTCGTGACAGGCGCGTCTGCGGGTTTAGGGCGCGCAATTGCACATGGGTTTGCACGACAAGGAGCGCGCGTTGGGCTGCTCGCGCGAAATCCGGAAGCGTTGGAAGCGTGCAGGCAGGAGTGCGAGGTGCTCGGAGGGCAAGGCCTGGTTGTTCCGACAGACGTTTCGATCGCGGCTGAGGTGGAGGCTGCGGCGAGCAAGGTTGAAGAGGCGTTCGGGCCGATCGACGTGTGGGTGAATGATGCGATGGTCAGCGTCTTCTCTCCGGTGAAAGAGATGGAGCCGGAGGACTACAAGCGTGTTACGGACGTGCTGTACCTGGGGTTCGTACACGGAACACTGGCCGCGCTGAAGCGCATGATGAGGCGCGAAAATGGCAAGGGAAAGGGAACGATCATCCAGATCGGCTCAGCGCTGGCGTACCGGTCAATCCCATTGCAATCGGCGTACTGCGCGGCGAAACACGCGATCAATGGATTTACTGATTCGCTGCGGTGCGAACTGATTCACGACGGCAGCAATGTGCAGATTACGTCCGTTCATATGCCCGCGATGAATACGACACAGTTCAACTGGGTGAAGAACCGGATGCCGAACGACGCGCAGCCGGTGCCGCCGATTTATGAACCCGAGGTTACGGCGAAGGTGGTCGTCGCTGCGGGAATGTCCAAACGGCCGCGGCGGGAGTATTGGGTTGGAGCGCCGACGGTTGCAGCGATCGTGGGACAGAAGTTTGTGCCTGGCTTGCTGGATCGTTATCTGGGCAAGACAGGTTACGATTCGCAACAGATCAAGGGAGAGCCGCGCGATCCGAATGCACCCAACGATCTATACAACTATGTTCCGGGCGTGCACAGCGCGCGAGGGAAGTTCGACGGCCGCTCGAAACGGACGAGTGCAGAGGTGTTTGTCACGCTTCATCGCAACTGGTTTGTCGCTGCGGCTGCGCTGGTGCTTGCGGCAGGCGGAACACTTCTGGCTAAACGGAACGGATAA
- a CDS encoding phospholipase D-like domain-containing protein: MKLYVQPDAGLEPLLSAIRRAKKCIQILIFRLDRPEIEKALVEAVERGVTVQALVAYTNRGGDKVLRRFEMRALERGITVTRTADDLVRYHGKMMIVDGKELLLLAFNFTHLDITLSRSFAISTSNKGLVQEAVRLFDCDAKRTPYTAGNKDFVVSPVNAREQLTAFIRGAKKQLLMYEMKISDNEFVTLLNEKISQGVDVRVIGSTSNKGSTIPGRKLPMRLHARAIMRDGKSVFLGSQSLRKLELEARREIGVIVHDPKIAKQMISTFDSDWSGAMPAQQATEVSGLINVPAKKVAKKVVKELNLGPAVEQALDRAMDKRDNVQLEPKEVVEGVREAMREEVHAAVTQALHELVTAAAGSDETTRERKNGDE, translated from the coding sequence GTGAAGCTATATGTGCAGCCCGACGCAGGACTAGAACCGTTGCTCTCTGCGATACGCAGGGCGAAGAAGTGTATCCAGATCCTGATATTTCGCCTGGACCGGCCGGAGATCGAAAAGGCGCTCGTGGAAGCAGTAGAGCGCGGGGTTACCGTTCAAGCGCTGGTTGCGTATACGAATCGTGGCGGGGATAAGGTGCTGCGGCGTTTCGAGATGCGTGCCCTGGAGCGCGGAATTACGGTGACGCGGACGGCGGACGATTTGGTGCGTTATCACGGCAAGATGATGATCGTCGACGGCAAAGAGCTGCTGCTGCTGGCGTTCAACTTCACGCATCTGGACATTACGCTGAGCCGGTCTTTCGCGATCAGCACTTCGAACAAAGGGTTAGTGCAGGAAGCGGTCAGGCTGTTTGATTGCGACGCCAAGCGCACGCCGTATACAGCGGGGAACAAAGATTTCGTTGTGAGCCCGGTGAATGCGCGTGAGCAATTGACGGCCTTTATACGCGGAGCCAAGAAACAGCTTCTGATGTACGAGATGAAGATCAGCGATAACGAGTTTGTGACGTTGCTGAATGAGAAGATCTCGCAGGGCGTGGATGTGCGGGTGATTGGAAGCACAAGCAATAAGGGCAGCACGATACCCGGGCGCAAGCTGCCGATGAGGCTTCATGCTCGCGCCATCATGCGCGATGGGAAGTCGGTGTTTCTGGGCAGTCAAAGTCTTCGGAAGCTGGAGCTCGAAGCAAGGCGAGAGATCGGCGTCATTGTTCATGATCCGAAGATCGCCAAGCAGATGATCAGTACGTTCGATTCTGATTGGAGCGGTGCAATGCCGGCGCAACAAGCTACCGAGGTCAGCGGCCTGATCAATGTGCCGGCGAAGAAGGTCGCCAAGAAGGTAGTGAAGGAGCTGAATCTTGGCCCGGCGGTTGAGCAGGCTCTCGACCGGGCGATGGACAAGAGGGACAATGTGCAGCTTGAGCCCAAGGAAGTAGTGGAAGGTGTGCGCGAGGCGATGCGTGAGGAAGTGCATGCCGCAGTAACGCAGGCGCTTCATGAGTTAGTTACCGCCGCTGCAGGATCAGACGAGACGACACGAGAGAGAAAAAACGGAGACGAATAG
- a CDS encoding ABC transporter ATP-binding protein — translation MPTEANSPRRTITVMGLLRPHRKALWLGLLAIAGESVADVLQPWPLKVVLDDVIVHKGEHGWLTRTLHRTVGMNPMHILVAACVAVLVIALLDAVCTYGEKWVTTTVGQWVTHDLRRALYARVQRLSLAYHDQSKTGDLISRVTDDIDAIQTFIVSGLLSIVVDIATIVGMIGVMFYLSWRLTLIAMTVVPVLFTIVYVYTRKVKKYSRAVRKQEGKMISVVQEVLGSIRVVKAFARENYEIQRLEGESLETVEAALKARRLKARLVPLVSIVTGVGTALVLYFGGMHALTNVVVDAGGGTIVVFLAYIKNMYKPMQDISKIMDSYSKADVGYERIKEVIEVEDELRDAPDARNAPKLRGDIDMENVNFCYNNDRPILSDINMHVKAGSTIAIVGPTGSGKTTLVNLIPRFYDVTSGVVKVDGIDVRTLKQRSLREQISLVMQDTLLFSGTIWDNIAYGRPEAGYAEIVRAAQAANASEFIDKLPHKYDTVVGERGLTLSGGQRQRIAIARAIVRNSPILILDEPSSGLDAASEQLVFEALDRLMENKTSIVIAHRLATIRKASCIYVVKDGRIVEQGTHDELIARDGVYRQLHDIQFQETPESADAAVAVRS, via the coding sequence ATGCCCACGGAAGCGAATTCGCCACGCCGGACAATTACCGTGATGGGCCTGCTGCGCCCCCACAGGAAAGCGTTGTGGCTCGGCCTGCTGGCGATTGCGGGTGAGAGCGTTGCGGATGTTTTGCAGCCGTGGCCACTGAAGGTAGTGCTGGATGATGTCATCGTGCATAAGGGCGAGCACGGCTGGCTAACGCGGACCCTGCACCGCACTGTCGGAATGAACCCGATGCACATCCTGGTGGCGGCCTGCGTGGCAGTGCTGGTCATCGCATTACTGGATGCGGTGTGCACGTACGGCGAGAAGTGGGTGACAACAACGGTAGGGCAGTGGGTGACGCATGATCTTCGTCGCGCGCTGTATGCGCGTGTGCAACGCCTTTCGCTGGCGTACCACGATCAGTCGAAGACGGGCGATCTGATCAGCAGAGTGACGGATGACATTGACGCGATTCAGACGTTTATTGTTTCCGGGTTGCTAAGCATCGTGGTGGATATTGCGACAATCGTCGGCATGATCGGCGTGATGTTTTATCTGAGCTGGCGGCTCACGCTGATTGCGATGACCGTCGTGCCGGTTCTGTTCACGATTGTTTATGTGTATACGCGGAAGGTGAAGAAGTATTCGCGTGCGGTGCGCAAGCAGGAAGGCAAGATGATCTCCGTCGTGCAGGAGGTGCTTGGCTCCATTCGAGTAGTGAAGGCGTTCGCGCGCGAGAACTATGAGATCCAGCGGCTGGAAGGCGAGAGCCTGGAGACGGTAGAAGCAGCTCTGAAGGCGCGCAGACTGAAGGCGCGGCTGGTTCCGCTGGTGAGTATCGTGACGGGAGTCGGAACGGCGCTGGTGCTGTATTTCGGCGGCATGCATGCGTTGACGAATGTGGTGGTGGATGCGGGCGGTGGAACGATCGTGGTGTTTCTCGCTTACATCAAGAACATGTACAAGCCGATGCAGGACATCTCGAAGATCATGGATTCCTACTCGAAGGCGGACGTCGGGTATGAGCGGATCAAAGAGGTAATCGAGGTTGAGGACGAGTTGCGTGACGCGCCGGATGCGCGCAATGCGCCGAAGCTGCGCGGCGATATCGACATGGAGAATGTGAACTTCTGCTACAACAACGACCGCCCGATTCTGAGCGATATCAATATGCACGTGAAGGCGGGCAGCACGATTGCGATCGTGGGACCGACGGGTTCGGGAAAGACGACGCTGGTCAACCTGATTCCGCGTTTCTATGACGTGACGAGCGGTGTGGTGAAGGTAGATGGAATCGATGTGCGGACGTTGAAGCAGCGTTCGTTGCGCGAGCAGATCAGCCTGGTGATGCAGGATACGCTGCTGTTCAGCGGAACGATCTGGGACAACATTGCGTATGGCAGGCCGGAGGCGGGTTATGCGGAGATTGTGCGCGCTGCGCAGGCGGCTAATGCGAGTGAGTTCATCGACAAGCTGCCGCACAAGTACGACACAGTGGTCGGTGAGCGCGGCCTTACACTGTCGGGCGGGCAGCGGCAGCGAATTGCGATCGCCCGGGCGATCGTTCGCAACAGCCCGATCCTGATTCTCGATGAGCCGAGCTCGGGGCTTGATGCGGCCAGCGAGCAACTGGTGTTTGAGGCGCTGGACCGGCTAATGGAGAACAAGACGTCGATTGTGATCGCGCACAGACTCGCGACGATTCGCAAGGCAAGCTGCATTTACGTGGTGAAGGACGGCCGGATTGTGGAGCAGGGCACGCATGACGAACTCATCGCGCGCGATGGAGTTTATCGGCAGCTACACGATATCCAGTTTCAAGAGACGCCCGAGAGCGCAGACGCCGCGGTGGCAGTTCGGAGTTAG
- a CDS encoding alpha-amylase family glycosyl hydrolase, with amino-acid sequence MEFHISREIRDRLELDEVLFSYTGNVVFANVAAARKMAQALNKVREAEAGGKLDPERTIHAGALYAMGMIDELNHALIARFRKEKDPEVLSAAVQWLTQHASPEQVEKLLQTFTEKFPNTAIYSGKLSAAEWLTKATEGMPNREAAVEELLLLWLANINPAFKAFRELYSDAPLREKTVYAKATETLPEYFKTRPKLAPEVGSLLDALQAPMKASPESLTGQLDFIRAHWTPYLDADLKKLLLAIDTVREEELAIWMLFHPPGPDWHRHGAPGRGGEGFVGDEYIGFEDQWYIDAEGKRRRRYATDYQAPLNEYEAFSADQAWMPNVVMVAKSTYVWLEQLSKKYGRHIHRLDHIPDEELQIMADRGMTALWLIGLWERSVASRTIKRLRGHHDAVASAYSLKRYDIAEDLGGNYAYENLRNRAARYGVRLASDMVPNHMGIDSDWVIEHPDWFLYRWESPFPSYSFNGPDLSTDSRVEIKIEDHYYDQSDAAVVFRLRHHHDGTTRYVYHGNDGTTFAWNDTAQIDYSKAFVREQVIQAILHVARLFPIIRFDAAMVLAKRHVQRLWFPLPGAGGSIPSRAENAMSQEEFDALMPHEFWREVVDRVAAEVPGTLLLAEAFWMLEGYFVRTLGMHRVYNSAFMIMLRDEENAKYRSYLKKTIEFDPDILKRYVNFMSNPDERTAIDQFGTGDKCFGVATLMATLPGLPMFAHGQVEGYTERYGMEYKQAKMDEWPNEALVARHMHEIAPLLKRRRIFAESANFVLYDFWTGYGTVDENVFAYSNRNGSERSIVLYNNSYGSTHGTIHISAASMDKGSGEMRQRSLAEGLDVGWDESLILRYRDHARGLEYLRRATDIHRQGLTIDLRGYQYAVLLDWQELHSTAEHPWDRLCDSLAGAGTHSLDRALSLLRLRPLHEALEHALHPGALRVLAELGRDLLKESQVKPAAVEEPQKESAVPAKKQAEVKQSVSRVQLSAREQLRLGDWLGSVDAFAWRAAEILRADPAEEFVRKFREEIVPLIGAALRLPLLERKFSTVWPGNVRMMLPSWEPGTSPERTWAPVLAWALLRSLPGGGRPEELFDQLEVRETLGAIFSTSGLEGEDVWRAAARVRVLLAYGDQPLETVAFSRRFWNEPDVRWLAGVNESGGKTYFNQEATDELLAWMALPVLLKVAESAAPEEELQSLEGRLGVLTAKGKAAGFELEKLLRGASAEPVKAKNGGSGGAVAVDEVAAESATSTKRVTPAKDGLDDRD; translated from the coding sequence ATGGAATTTCACATCAGCCGCGAGATCCGCGACCGGCTCGAGCTGGACGAGGTGCTGTTCAGCTACACCGGGAACGTCGTGTTTGCCAATGTGGCGGCGGCGCGGAAGATGGCGCAGGCTCTGAACAAAGTGCGGGAGGCCGAGGCGGGCGGGAAGCTTGACCCGGAGCGGACGATTCATGCGGGCGCGCTGTATGCGATGGGGATGATCGACGAGCTGAACCACGCGCTGATTGCGCGGTTCCGCAAGGAGAAGGACCCGGAGGTGCTGAGCGCGGCCGTTCAATGGCTGACGCAGCATGCGAGCCCGGAGCAGGTGGAGAAGCTGCTGCAGACGTTTACGGAGAAATTTCCGAACACTGCGATTTACAGCGGCAAGCTGAGCGCGGCGGAGTGGCTGACGAAGGCCACGGAAGGGATGCCGAATCGCGAGGCGGCTGTCGAGGAGCTGCTGCTGTTGTGGCTGGCGAACATCAATCCGGCGTTCAAGGCTTTTCGTGAGCTGTACTCGGATGCGCCGCTGCGTGAGAAGACGGTTTATGCCAAGGCGACGGAGACGCTGCCGGAGTATTTCAAGACACGGCCGAAGCTGGCGCCGGAGGTTGGGAGTCTGCTGGATGCGCTGCAGGCGCCGATGAAGGCGTCGCCGGAGTCGCTGACGGGGCAGCTGGATTTCATTCGCGCACACTGGACGCCGTATCTCGACGCGGACCTGAAGAAGCTGCTGCTGGCGATCGACACGGTGCGTGAGGAAGAGCTCGCGATCTGGATGTTGTTTCATCCGCCGGGGCCGGACTGGCACAGGCATGGAGCCCCGGGGCGTGGCGGCGAAGGATTTGTCGGGGATGAGTACATCGGATTTGAGGACCAGTGGTACATCGACGCCGAGGGCAAGCGCAGGCGGCGATATGCGACGGACTACCAGGCGCCGCTGAACGAGTACGAGGCGTTTTCGGCGGACCAGGCGTGGATGCCGAACGTGGTGATGGTTGCGAAGAGCACGTATGTGTGGCTCGAACAGCTATCGAAGAAGTACGGGCGGCACATTCATCGCCTGGATCATATTCCGGATGAAGAGCTGCAGATCATGGCCGATCGAGGAATGACGGCGCTGTGGCTGATTGGGTTGTGGGAGCGCAGCGTGGCGTCGCGGACGATCAAGCGGCTGCGCGGACATCATGATGCGGTGGCGAGCGCGTACTCGCTGAAGCGGTATGACATCGCGGAAGATCTGGGCGGGAACTACGCGTACGAGAATTTGCGGAATCGCGCGGCGCGGTATGGGGTGCGGCTGGCGAGCGACATGGTGCCGAACCACATGGGCATCGATTCGGATTGGGTGATCGAGCATCCGGACTGGTTTTTGTACCGGTGGGAGAGCCCGTTTCCAAGCTACAGCTTCAATGGGCCGGACCTGTCAACGGATTCGCGGGTCGAGATTAAGATCGAGGACCATTACTACGATCAGTCGGATGCGGCGGTGGTGTTTCGGCTGCGGCATCATCATGATGGGACGACGCGGTACGTTTACCACGGCAACGATGGGACGACGTTTGCGTGGAACGATACGGCGCAGATCGATTACTCGAAGGCGTTTGTGCGGGAGCAGGTGATTCAAGCCATCCTGCACGTGGCGCGGCTGTTTCCGATTATTCGTTTCGATGCGGCGATGGTGCTGGCCAAGCGGCATGTGCAGCGATTGTGGTTCCCGCTGCCGGGGGCGGGAGGGTCCATTCCGTCACGCGCTGAGAACGCGATGAGCCAGGAAGAATTTGATGCGCTGATGCCGCACGAGTTCTGGCGCGAGGTGGTGGACCGCGTGGCTGCGGAGGTTCCGGGGACGCTGCTGCTGGCGGAGGCGTTCTGGATGCTCGAGGGATACTTTGTGCGCACGCTGGGCATGCATCGCGTGTACAACTCGGCGTTCATGATTATGCTGCGCGATGAGGAGAACGCGAAGTATCGCAGCTACCTGAAGAAGACGATCGAGTTCGACCCGGACATTTTGAAGCGGTACGTGAACTTCATGTCGAACCCGGACGAGAGGACGGCGATCGACCAGTTTGGAACGGGGGATAAGTGCTTCGGCGTAGCGACGCTGATGGCGACGCTGCCGGGGCTGCCGATGTTTGCGCATGGGCAGGTGGAGGGTTACACCGAGCGCTACGGAATGGAGTACAAGCAGGCCAAGATGGATGAGTGGCCGAATGAGGCGCTCGTGGCGCGGCACATGCATGAGATTGCGCCGCTGCTGAAGCGGCGGCGGATCTTTGCAGAGAGCGCGAATTTTGTGCTGTACGACTTCTGGACCGGCTACGGGACGGTTGATGAGAACGTGTTTGCGTACTCGAACCGGAATGGCAGCGAGCGCTCGATTGTGCTCTACAACAACAGCTACGGGTCGACGCATGGAACGATTCATATCTCTGCAGCATCGATGGACAAGGGTTCGGGAGAGATGCGGCAGCGGAGCCTGGCGGAAGGGCTGGACGTTGGCTGGGATGAGTCGCTGATCCTTCGCTATCGCGATCATGCGAGAGGGCTGGAGTATTTGCGGCGGGCGACGGACATTCATCGGCAGGGGCTGACGATTGATCTTCGCGGGTATCAGTACGCGGTGCTGCTGGATTGGCAAGAGCTGCACTCGACGGCGGAGCATCCATGGGACCGGCTGTGCGATTCGCTGGCGGGAGCGGGAACGCACAGCCTGGATCGCGCGCTGTCGTTGCTGCGGTTGCGGCCGTTGCATGAAGCGCTGGAGCATGCGCTGCATCCGGGCGCGCTGCGGGTTCTGGCGGAGCTGGGGCGTGACCTGTTGAAGGAGTCGCAGGTGAAGCCGGCCGCAGTGGAAGAGCCGCAGAAGGAAAGCGCTGTCCCGGCGAAGAAACAGGCCGAGGTAAAGCAGAGTGTGTCGCGTGTGCAGCTCTCTGCGCGCGAGCAGTTGCGGCTGGGAGACTGGCTGGGCTCGGTGGATGCGTTCGCGTGGAGAGCGGCTGAGATTCTGCGCGCCGATCCGGCGGAAGAGTTTGTGCGGAAGTTTCGCGAAGAGATCGTTCCGCTGATCGGAGCGGCGTTGAGGTTGCCGCTGCTGGAGCGGAAGTTCTCGACGGTGTGGCCAGGAAATGTGCGGATGATGCTGCCAAGCTGGGAGCCGGGAACATCGCCGGAGCGCACCTGGGCTCCTGTGCTGGCATGGGCTCTCCTGCGCAGCCTTCCGGGTGGAGGACGGCCGGAGGAGTTGTTCGATCAGCTTGAGGTGCGCGAGACGCTGGGGGCGATTTTCTCGACCAGTGGATTGGAAGGCGAGGATGTGTGGCGGGCGGCGGCGCGCGTGCGTGTGTTGCTCGCATATGGCGATCAGCCGCTTGAAACAGTGGCGTTCTCGCGACGCTTCTGGAATGAGCCTGATGTTCGCTGGCTGGCCGGGGTGAATGAATCGGGCGGGAAGACGTACTTCAACCAGGAGGCGACGGACGAACTTCTGGCATGGATGGCGCTGCCCGTGCTGCTGAAAGTCGCCGAGAGCGCAGCGCCGGAAGAAGAGCTGCAGAGCCTGGAAGGTCGTCTTGGAGTGTTGACGGCAAAGGGCAAGGCGGCGGGGTTCGAGCTGGAGAAGTTGTTGCGAGGAGCTTCGGCCGAGCCTGTGAAGGCGAAGAATGGTGGTTCGGGCGGCGCGGTTGCGGTGGACGAAGTGGCTGCGGAGAGCGCTACGTCGACGAAGCGGGTGACTCCTGCCAAGGATGGGTTGGACGACCGCGACTAG